A single region of the Silene latifolia isolate original U9 population chromosome 8, ASM4854445v1, whole genome shotgun sequence genome encodes:
- the LOC141597275 gene encoding F-box/FBD/LRR-repeat protein At5g53840-like, with product MCHIDLDRTRITKRKKTTENCNCEQGRLNELPDHLLLVILSLLPLKSAIATAVLSRRWRWLWTNLFDIDIDINYNQLLPFLHNVLPKLTSPYIRYLGLNLRLVSSSDINISSWFDWAACRNKHIRQLRFVTDYPHISPEIPLWVFQLPCLVQLELKPWLVLRDDYADTTTLFNLPNLKKACVEFYCSDHRVFEKALEKLVSCSPLLEDLSFKVGIWGDDDDIVVNLSSRSLKRLEMCFTWAIHVVINAPNLDSISIRADNVPKPSRYRISFVDSPTALLACSIWGWTDGLDDDVLLPSNFFSVISGVRFLTTLDQNPSPLIAPITFRSLTHLQFKVGYALSGLALLQQCPALEVLTYDLHEYLFDTDFSWSFPDSAPKCLVTRLKRIEILAHPLVSRLEFILLQLLNYLLHNAEALELLRITITPPHRDLSGIGSGSYDEVHLIKKLFEVPRSSPLSRVEFYSPSCRVMDGGGIKSASSLRTLLD from the coding sequence aTGTGTCACATAGATTTGGATAGAACAAGGATTACAAAGAGGAAGAAGACGACGGAAAATTGTAATTGTGAGCAAGGACGATTGAACGAATTACCTGACCATTTATTATTGGTAATTCTTTCCCTTTTACCTCTTAAATCCGCCATCGCCACCGCCGTCTTATCACGGCGTTGGCGATGGCTGTGGACTAACCTCTTCGACATTGATATCGATATCAATTATAATCAGTTATTACCTTTCCTGCATAATGTCCTTCCTAAATTAACATCTCCTTATATTCGTTATTTGGGTTTGAATCTCCGTCTTGTTAGTAGTTCTGACATCAATATTAGTTCATGGTTTGATTGGGCAGCTTGTCGAAATAAACATATTCGTCAATTGAGATTCGTAACTGATTATCCGCACATATCTCCGGAAATTCCGCTGTGGGTTTTCCAATTACCTTGTTTGGTACAACTTGAGCTTAAACCTTGGTTAGTTTTACGTGACGATTACGCTGATACTACTACATTGTTTAATCTCCCTAATTTGAAAAAAGCTTGTGTTGAGTTCTATTGTTCGGACCATAGGGTTTTCGAAAAGGCTTTGGAAAAGCTTGTGTCTTGTTCCCCTTTGCTTGAAGATTTGTCCTTTAAGGTTGGTATTTggggtgatgatgatgatattgtTGTTAACTTATCTAGTCGGAGTTTGAAGCGATTGGAGATGTGCTTTACTTGGGCCATCCATGTTGTAATCAATGCACCTAACTTGGACTCTATCAGCATACGTGCTGATAACGTCCCCAAACCTTCCCGTTACAGAATTTCATTTGTCGATTCTCCAACAGCGTTGCTTGCTTGTTCCATTTGGGGGTGGACTGATGGTCTGGATGACGATGTCTTGCTGCCTTCTAATTTTTTCAGTGTTATTTCGGGTGTTAGATTCCTCACTACTCTTGATCAGAATCCGTCTCCTTTGATAGCTCCGATAACCTTCAGGAGCCTTACTCATTTGCAATTCAAGGTTGGTTATGCGTTGTCCGGGTTGGCTTTACTACAACAGTGCCCTGCGTTAGAGGTCCTTACCTATGACTTGCACGAATATTTGTTTGATACCGATTTTAGTTGGTCATTTCCTGATTCCGCACCTAAATGTCTTGTTACACGTCTCAAGAGAATCGAGATATTAGCACACCCCTTGGTTTCTCGGCTTGAGTTTATCTTGTTACAACTGCTCAACTACTTGTTACATAATGCTGAAGCTTTGGAGCTGCTTAGAATCACTATCACACCTCCTCATCGAGACTTGAGTGGAATTGGTTCTGGAAGTTATGATGAAGTACACTTGATCAAGAAACTGTTCGAGGTCCCTAGGAGTTCTCCACTGTCCCGAGTTGAATTTTATAGTCCCAGTTGCAGAGTAATGGACGGAGGAGGTATCAAGTCTGCTTCTTCCTTGAGAACCCTGTTAGATTAG